A genomic segment from Halomonas sp. GD1P12 encodes:
- a CDS encoding sarcosine oxidase subunit gamma, with the protein MSNVSAKQFNTVPAGNPAVESPLHWSYQQQKSTHSANAGVVLREKALLGHVVLRGGAIVLDEAVRQVLGMSLPAKPNTVERDEAGERSIQWISPDEWLVIVPGGEECDLERRLREALGDAHVSIVNVSGGQTVLTLAGDNAREVLMKTVSFDVHPHAFPVGKGVTTIFAKATVVLRRSSETEWELVVRRSFADYCYRWLLDASKEYGIDTQ; encoded by the coding sequence ATGTCTAACGTGAGCGCCAAGCAGTTCAACACCGTGCCCGCCGGTAATCCGGCGGTCGAGTCGCCGCTTCACTGGAGCTACCAGCAGCAAAAGAGCACCCACAGCGCCAATGCCGGCGTGGTGCTGCGCGAGAAGGCGCTGCTGGGTCACGTGGTGCTGCGCGGCGGCGCCATCGTGCTCGACGAGGCGGTGCGCCAGGTCCTGGGCATGAGCCTGCCGGCCAAGCCCAACACCGTCGAGCGTGACGAGGCCGGCGAGCGCTCGATTCAGTGGATCTCGCCGGACGAGTGGCTCGTGATCGTGCCCGGCGGCGAGGAGTGCGACCTTGAGCGCCGCCTTCGCGAGGCGCTGGGCGATGCCCACGTCAGCATCGTCAACGTCAGCGGTGGCCAGACCGTGCTGACGCTTGCCGGCGACAACGCCCGGGAAGTACTGATGAAGACGGTCTCGTTCGATGTTCACCCCCATGCATTTCCGGTCGGCAAGGGCGTGACCACCATTTTCGCCAAGGCGACCGTGGTGCTGCGCCGCTCAAGCGAGACCGAGTGGGAGCTGGTGGTGCGGCGCAGCTTCGCCGACTACTGCTACCGCTGGCTGCTCGACGCATCAAAAGAATACGGTATCGATACACAATAA
- the purU gene encoding formyltetrahydrofolate deformylase, whose amino-acid sequence MSRLTDTWIITAQCPSILGTVDVVTRFLKEQHCYITELSSFDDRLGERFFIRAEFRPELDDFSEQAFEEAFAPRAREFDMSFELTPPAKRTGAVILVSKADHCLNDLLYRYRTGQLALDIKAIVSNHPDLQPLAEWHDLPYHHLPITPETKAEQEAQVLDIIEQTGAELVILARYMQVLSPRMCQLLDGRAINIHHSLLPGFKGARPYHQAYDKGVKLVGATAHYINNDLDEGPIIAQGVEPVDHAHYPEDLVAKGRDIECLTLARAIGYHLERRVFLHGGRTVVFGN is encoded by the coding sequence ATGAGCCGATTAACGGATACCTGGATCATCACCGCCCAGTGCCCGAGCATTCTGGGCACGGTCGATGTCGTCACCCGGTTTTTAAAAGAGCAGCACTGCTATATTACCGAGCTCAGTTCCTTCGATGACCGGCTGGGGGAGCGCTTTTTCATTCGTGCCGAGTTTCGCCCGGAGCTCGACGATTTTAGCGAACAGGCGTTCGAGGAGGCCTTTGCCCCCCGCGCCCGCGAGTTCGACATGAGCTTCGAGCTGACCCCGCCGGCCAAGCGCACCGGCGCGGTCATTCTGGTCTCCAAGGCGGACCACTGCCTGAACGATCTGCTCTACCGCTACCGTACCGGGCAGCTTGCGCTGGATATCAAGGCGATCGTCTCCAACCATCCGGATCTGCAGCCGCTGGCCGAGTGGCATGATCTACCCTATCACCACCTGCCGATCACCCCGGAGACCAAGGCCGAGCAGGAAGCCCAGGTACTCGACATCATCGAGCAGACCGGGGCGGAGCTGGTGATTCTGGCGCGCTACATGCAGGTGCTGTCGCCGCGCATGTGCCAGCTGCTCGACGGCCGCGCAATCAATATCCACCACTCGCTGTTGCCGGGTTTCAAGGGCGCCAGGCCCTACCACCAGGCCTACGACAAGGGCGTGAAGCTGGTCGGCGCCACCGCGCACTACATCAACAATGACCTGGACGAAGGCCCGATCATCGCCCAGGGGGTGGAGCCGGTGGACCATGCGCACTACCCGGAGGATCTGGTCGCCAAGGGGCGCGATATCGAGTGTCTGACGCTCGCTCGGGCCATCGGCTACCACCTGGAGCGGCGGGTGTTTTTGCACGGCGGCCGTACGGTCGTGTTCGGCAACTGA
- a CDS encoding sarcosine oxidase subunit beta family protein produces the protein MQRYSGFGLVKHALGHHENWERQWRNPTPKKRYDVIIVGGGGHGLATAYYLAKEFGVKNVAVVEKGWLGGGNTARNTTIVRSNYLWDEAARLYNHSLDLWKGLSQDLNYNVMFSQRGVLNLGHTLQDMRDIQRRVHANRLNGVDSEVVTPQQIKEIEPELDISNRARYPIMGASWQKSAGVARHDAVAWGYARGADALGVDLLQNTEVTGFKIRDGKVLGVHTNRGDIEANTVGCVAAGNSGVLANMAGIKLPLESHPLQALVSEPLKPVLNTVTMSNHVHGYVSQSDKGDLVIGAGIDGYLGYGQRGSYPTVEHTLQAIVEMFPMFSRVRMNRQWGGIVDTCPDACPILSKTKVKGLYFNCGWGTGGFKATPGSGHVFAASLAKGEMHPIAAPFSIDRFHTGALIDEHGAAGVAH, from the coding sequence ATGCAACGTTATTCCGGCTTCGGATTGGTTAAACATGCGCTCGGTCATCACGAGAACTGGGAGCGCCAGTGGCGCAACCCCACGCCCAAGAAGCGCTACGATGTGATCATCGTGGGCGGCGGCGGCCACGGTTTGGCCACCGCCTACTATCTGGCCAAGGAGTTTGGCGTCAAGAACGTCGCCGTGGTCGAAAAAGGCTGGCTGGGCGGCGGCAACACGGCGCGTAACACCACCATCGTGCGCTCCAACTACCTGTGGGACGAGGCCGCGCGCCTTTACAACCACTCGCTGGATCTGTGGAAGGGGCTGTCTCAGGATCTGAACTACAACGTCATGTTCTCGCAGCGCGGCGTACTGAACCTGGGCCACACCCTGCAGGACATGCGCGACATCCAGCGCCGCGTGCACGCCAACCGCTTGAACGGCGTGGATAGCGAAGTGGTCACGCCCCAGCAGATCAAGGAGATCGAGCCGGAGCTTGATATCTCCAACCGCGCGCGCTACCCGATCATGGGCGCCTCCTGGCAGAAAAGCGCGGGCGTTGCCCGCCACGACGCGGTGGCTTGGGGCTACGCTCGCGGCGCCGACGCCCTCGGCGTCGATCTTCTGCAAAACACCGAAGTCACCGGCTTCAAGATTCGCGACGGCAAGGTGCTCGGCGTTCACACCAACCGTGGCGACATCGAAGCGAACACCGTGGGCTGCGTGGCCGCGGGTAACTCCGGGGTACTGGCCAACATGGCGGGTATCAAACTGCCGCTCGAGTCGCATCCGCTTCAGGCGCTCGTCTCCGAGCCGCTCAAACCGGTGCTCAACACCGTCACCATGTCGAACCACGTGCACGGCTACGTGAGCCAGTCCGACAAGGGCGACCTGGTCATCGGCGCGGGCATCGACGGCTATCTCGGCTACGGCCAGCGCGGCAGCTACCCGACCGTCGAGCACACCCTGCAGGCGATCGTCGAGATGTTCCCGATGTTCTCGCGGGTGCGCATGAACCGCCAGTGGGGCGGCATCGTCGACACCTGCCCGGACGCCTGCCCGATCCTCTCGAAAACGAAGGTCAAGGGTCTTTATTTCAACTGCGGTTGGGGCACCGGCGGCTTCAAGGCCACCCCCGGCTCCGGCCACGTGTTCGCGGCGAGTCTGGCCAAGGGTGAAATGCACCCGATCGCCGCGCCGTTCTCCATCGACCGTTTCCACACCGGTGCGCTGATCGACGAACACGGCGCCGCCGGCGTTGCGCACTGA
- a CDS encoding sarcosine oxidase subunit delta, with translation MFYIHCPYCQEHREEEEFHPRGEAHLMRPKDPDNTTDEEWGDYLFFRKNPRGVHHEMWVHSVGCRKFFNITRNTVTYEILETYRMGEQPSITAETEKVRKEQGVQTADGGWQTIGAQPESKALNEETSS, from the coding sequence ATGTTCTATATTCACTGCCCCTACTGCCAGGAGCACCGCGAGGAAGAGGAGTTTCATCCGCGCGGCGAGGCTCACCTGATGCGCCCGAAGGATCCGGACAACACCACCGACGAAGAGTGGGGCGACTACCTGTTCTTTCGCAAGAACCCGCGCGGCGTTCACCACGAAATGTGGGTCCACTCCGTGGGCTGTCGCAAGTTCTTCAACATCACCCGTAACACGGTGACCTACGAGATCCTCGAAACCTACCGGATGGGCGAGCAGCCGAGCATCACCGCCGAAACGGAAAAGGTCCGTAAGGAACAGGGCGTACAAACCGCCGACGGCGGCTGGCAAACCATCGGTGCCCAGCCCGAATCCAAGGCCTTGAACGAGGAGACCTCGTCATGA
- the glyA gene encoding serine hydroxymethyltransferase, producing MSHNNFSPDARLASYDTALASAIAEETSRQEDHIELIASENYTSKLVMEAQGSQLTNKYAEGYPGKRYYGGCEFVDKVEALAIERACSLFGANYANVQPHSGAQANAAVFMALVSPGDTILGMSLAHGGHLTHGAAPNFSGKHYNAVQYGLVEGTGEIDYEEVERLAREHQPKMIIAGFSAYSRVIDWRRFRTIADEVGAYLMVDMAHVAGLVAAGLYPSPLPYAHVVTTTTHKTLRGPRGGLILSADGDEALYKKLNGAVFPGQQGGPLMHVIAAKAVAFKEAMNQDFVNYQRQVIANARAMAKVFIERGFDVVSGGTDDHLFLLSLIKQGVTGKDADAALGRAHITVNKNSVPNDPQSPFVTSGLRIGTPAVTTRGMVEADCEQLAGWICDILDVLADEQDTTEIENRVRDHVADLCAHYPVYGQAQTQAEPVEDATVA from the coding sequence ATGTCACACAACAATTTTTCTCCCGATGCCCGCCTGGCCAGCTACGACACGGCCCTCGCCTCCGCCATTGCCGAAGAGACGTCGCGCCAGGAAGACCATATCGAGCTGATCGCTTCCGAAAACTACACCAGTAAGCTGGTCATGGAAGCTCAGGGCAGCCAGCTGACCAACAAGTACGCCGAAGGCTACCCGGGCAAGCGCTACTACGGCGGTTGCGAGTTCGTCGATAAGGTCGAGGCGCTTGCCATCGAGCGCGCCTGTAGCCTGTTCGGCGCCAACTACGCCAACGTTCAGCCGCACTCCGGCGCCCAGGCCAACGCTGCGGTGTTCATGGCGCTGGTCAGCCCTGGCGACACCATTCTGGGCATGAGCCTGGCCCACGGCGGCCACCTGACCCATGGCGCGGCGCCGAACTTCTCCGGCAAGCACTACAACGCCGTGCAGTACGGCCTGGTCGAGGGCACCGGCGAGATCGATTACGAGGAAGTCGAGCGTCTGGCCCGCGAGCACCAGCCGAAAATGATCATCGCCGGCTTCTCCGCCTACTCGCGGGTGATCGATTGGCGCCGTTTCCGCACCATCGCCGACGAAGTGGGCGCTTACCTGATGGTCGACATGGCCCACGTCGCGGGTCTGGTCGCCGCCGGCCTCTACCCGAGCCCGCTGCCCTACGCCCATGTGGTCACCACCACTACCCACAAGACGCTGCGCGGCCCGCGGGGTGGTCTGATCCTCTCCGCCGACGGCGACGAGGCGCTCTACAAGAAGCTCAACGGCGCGGTATTCCCGGGCCAGCAGGGCGGGCCTCTGATGCACGTCATCGCCGCCAAGGCCGTGGCGTTCAAGGAAGCGATGAACCAGGACTTCGTCAACTACCAGCGCCAGGTGATCGCAAACGCCCGCGCCATGGCGAAGGTGTTCATCGAGCGCGGCTTCGACGTCGTCTCCGGCGGCACCGACGATCACCTGTTTTTGCTCTCGCTGATCAAGCAGGGTGTGACCGGCAAGGACGCGGATGCCGCCCTTGGCCGCGCCCACATCACGGTCAACAAGAACAGCGTGCCCAACGACCCGCAGAGCCCGTTCGTCACCTCCGGCCTTCGCATCGGCACCCCGGCGGTGACCACGCGCGGCATGGTCGAGGCGGACTGCGAGCAGCTTGCTGGCTGGATTTGCGACATTCTCGACGTGCTGGCCGACGAGCAGGACACCACCGAGATCGAAAACCGGGTGCGCGACCACGTCGCTGATCTGTGCGCGCACTACCCGGTTTACGGTCAGGCCCAAACCCAGGCAGAGCCGGTCGAAGACGCCACCGTCGCGTAA
- a CDS encoding sarcosine oxidase subunit alpha family protein: MTQTNRIDAGGRVDRSQTLEFTFNGQRYKGLKGDTLASALLANGVDIVNRSFKYSRARGIVAAGAEEPNAVVQLGAREETQVPNVRATQQALYKGLVARSTNGWPNVQRDVMSWVGRLGGGFMPPGFYYKTFMAPASMWMTYEKYIRKGAGLGRAPHESDPDIYDHMHHHCDVMVVGAGPAGLAAALSAARAGARVILCDEQEEMGGSLLDSRETLDGVSAARWVEATIKELSSLENVTLLPRTTANGYHDHNFVTLHERRTEHLADTASEAGFAGQARARLHRVRAGQVVLASGTHERPLVYANNDLPGNMLAGAVSTYIRRYAVVPGKKLVLSTSNDHAYRAALDWKEAGRQVVAIVDARANPDGDLVRQARDSGIRVITGSSVIEARGGQRVTGARVCAIDLERFVVTGKVEELECDTIASSGGYSPVVHLSSHTGTRPQWNEELLGFLPGEVKGMISAGGVAGHFGLDETLADGERAGRQAAQATGFEDAQAITLPATRGRRDGKACALYQVPHEKTALRAPKQFVDLQNDVTAAGIELATREGFESIEHVKRYTALGFGTDQGKLGNINGMAIAARCLDRSIPDVGTTVFRPNYTPITFGAIVGRHCGELFDPKRYTALHQWHMENGAEFEDVGQWKRPWYFPRTVNGKKETMHEAVARECLAVREKVGILDASTLGKIDIQGPDAREFLGRVYTNKWAQLAPGRVRYGLMCKDDGMLMDDGTTSCLADNHFLMTTTTGGAAGVLEWLELWHQTEWPELQVYFNSVTDHWATMTVTGPDARKLLSELTDLDLDKESFKFMDWRDATVADVPARIFRISFTGELAFEINVQANYALHVWKKLFEHGEKYDLTPYGTETMHVLRAEKGLIIVGQDTDGSVTPEDLGMQWAIGYDKPFPWIGKRALSRPDTLRGDRKQFVGLKPKDPSVVLEEGAQVVFDKEQSIPMAMKGHVTSSYYSPSLGHGFALAVVVEGRDRMGQTVYLPMTDGTMHEAEIVSPVFIDPKGERQNV; the protein is encoded by the coding sequence ATGACGCAGACCAATCGTATCGATGCCGGCGGCCGTGTCGATCGCTCCCAAACGCTCGAATTCACCTTCAACGGCCAGCGCTACAAGGGCCTGAAGGGCGACACCCTGGCCTCGGCCCTGCTCGCCAACGGCGTGGACATCGTCAACCGCAGCTTCAAGTACTCGCGGGCCCGCGGCATCGTTGCCGCCGGCGCCGAAGAGCCCAATGCCGTGGTCCAGCTCGGCGCCCGGGAAGAGACCCAAGTGCCCAACGTGCGCGCCACCCAACAGGCGCTCTACAAGGGCCTGGTCGCGCGCAGCACCAACGGCTGGCCGAACGTCCAGCGCGACGTGATGAGCTGGGTCGGCCGGCTGGGCGGCGGCTTCATGCCGCCAGGCTTCTACTACAAGACCTTCATGGCCCCGGCCTCGATGTGGATGACGTATGAGAAGTACATCCGCAAGGGCGCGGGTCTTGGCCGCGCGCCTCACGAGTCCGACCCGGACATCTACGACCACATGCACCACCACTGCGACGTGATGGTCGTGGGCGCGGGTCCGGCGGGCCTTGCCGCTGCGCTGTCGGCGGCTCGCGCCGGCGCCCGCGTGATTCTCTGCGACGAGCAGGAAGAGATGGGCGGCTCGCTTCTCGATAGCCGCGAAACCCTGGACGGCGTCTCCGCCGCGCGCTGGGTCGAGGCGACCATCAAGGAGCTTTCAAGCCTTGAAAACGTGACCCTGCTGCCGCGCACCACCGCCAACGGTTACCACGATCACAACTTCGTCACGCTGCACGAGCGGCGCACCGAGCACCTGGCCGACACCGCCAGCGAGGCGGGCTTTGCCGGCCAGGCACGCGCGCGGCTGCACCGCGTGCGCGCAGGCCAAGTGGTGCTCGCCAGCGGTACCCACGAGCGCCCGCTGGTGTACGCCAATAACGACCTGCCGGGCAACATGCTCGCCGGGGCCGTGTCGACCTATATCCGTCGCTACGCCGTGGTGCCGGGCAAGAAGCTGGTGCTTTCGACCAGCAACGACCACGCCTACCGCGCCGCGCTCGACTGGAAAGAGGCCGGCCGCCAGGTCGTGGCGATCGTCGATGCCCGCGCCAACCCGGACGGCGACCTCGTTCGCCAGGCCCGCGACAGCGGCATTCGCGTGATTACCGGAAGCTCCGTTATTGAGGCCCGCGGCGGCCAGCGCGTCACCGGCGCCCGCGTCTGCGCGATCGATCTTGAGCGCTTCGTGGTCACCGGCAAGGTCGAGGAGCTCGAGTGCGACACCATCGCAAGCTCCGGCGGCTACAGCCCGGTGGTGCATTTGTCTTCGCACACCGGCACCCGCCCGCAGTGGAACGAGGAGCTGCTTGGTTTTCTGCCCGGCGAAGTGAAAGGCATGATCTCCGCCGGCGGCGTCGCCGGCCATTTCGGGCTTGACGAAACCCTGGCCGACGGCGAACGCGCCGGTCGCCAGGCCGCCCAGGCCACGGGCTTTGAAGACGCTCAGGCGATCACCCTGCCCGCCACCCGCGGTCGCCGCGACGGCAAGGCTTGCGCGCTCTACCAGGTACCGCACGAAAAAACCGCGCTGCGCGCACCGAAGCAGTTCGTCGATTTGCAAAACGACGTGACCGCCGCCGGTATCGAACTCGCCACCCGCGAGGGCTTCGAGTCCATCGAGCACGTCAAGCGCTACACCGCGCTCGGTTTCGGTACCGACCAGGGCAAGCTTGGCAACATCAACGGCATGGCCATCGCCGCGCGCTGCCTCGACCGCTCGATTCCGGACGTCGGCACCACGGTGTTCCGCCCCAACTACACGCCGATCACCTTTGGCGCCATCGTTGGCCGTCACTGCGGCGAGCTGTTCGACCCGAAACGCTACACCGCGCTTCACCAGTGGCACATGGAAAACGGCGCCGAGTTCGAGGACGTGGGTCAGTGGAAGCGCCCCTGGTACTTCCCGCGCACGGTCAACGGCAAAAAAGAGACCATGCACGAAGCGGTGGCCCGCGAGTGTCTGGCGGTGCGCGAAAAAGTCGGCATTCTGGACGCCTCGACGCTGGGCAAGATCGACATTCAGGGCCCGGACGCGCGGGAATTTTTGGGTCGTGTCTACACCAACAAGTGGGCGCAGCTCGCCCCGGGCCGCGTGCGCTACGGCTTGATGTGTAAAGACGACGGCATGCTGATGGACGACGGCACCACGAGCTGTCTGGCCGACAACCACTTCCTGATGACCACCACCACCGGCGGTGCGGCGGGCGTGCTGGAATGGCTGGAGCTTTGGCACCAGACCGAGTGGCCGGAGCTTCAGGTCTACTTCAACTCCGTGACCGACCACTGGGCGACCATGACCGTGACCGGCCCGGACGCGCGCAAGCTGCTGTCCGAGCTGACCGACCTGGATCTGGATAAAGAGTCGTTCAAGTTCATGGACTGGCGCGACGCCACCGTGGCTGACGTGCCGGCGCGCATCTTCCGTATCTCGTTCACCGGCGAGCTGGCCTTCGAGATCAACGTGCAGGCCAACTACGCGCTGCACGTCTGGAAGAAACTCTTCGAGCACGGCGAGAAGTACGATCTTACGCCCTACGGCACCGAAACCATGCACGTGCTGCGCGCCGAGAAGGGGCTGATCATCGTCGGTCAGGACACCGACGGTTCGGTCACCCCGGAAGATCTGGGCATGCAGTGGGCGATCGGCTACGACAAGCCCTTCCCGTGGATTGGCAAGCGTGCGCTGAGCCGCCCCGACACCCTGCGCGGCGATCGCAAGCAGTTCGTCGGCTTGAAGCCGAAGGACCCGAGCGTCGTGCTGGAAGAGGGCGCACAGGTCGTTTTCGATAAGGAGCAGAGTATCCCGATGGCCATGAAAGGCCACGTGACCTCGAGCTACTACAGCCCGTCACTGGGCCACGGCTTCGCCCTGGCAGTGGTGGTCGAAGGCCGCGATCGCATGGGCCAAACCGTTTACCTGCCGATGACCGACGGCACGATGCATGAAGCCGAGATCGTCAGTCCCGTCTTCATCGACCCGAAAGGAGAGCGCCAGAATGTCTAA
- a CDS encoding L-serine ammonia-lyase, translating to MPISVFDLFKIGVGPSSSHTVGPMMAAFKFAAAVEDAGVLDRVSRLEVHLYGSLSATGVGHGTDHATVMGLMGERPDRIDPSIIGPTIAALKETRTLSLNRQKDVTFVWERDMRFHDESLPHHPNAMKLCAYDEADQVLLANTYYSVGGGFVVDQHQVDAKLEDMDSAEIPFDFNSAEELLAICKREKLSVSQLMMANEKTWRPEQEVRDELWRIWQVMCECVDNGLTHEGVLPGGLNVKRRAKLLHQRLSAAEQNPCLIATTFSAMEWVNIFALAVNEENAAGGRMVTAPTNGAAGIIPAVLHYYMKFQAGSCDRNVVDFLLAAGAIGILCKKNASISGAEVGCQGEVGSACAMAAAGLAEVMGATPEQVEHAAEIGLEHNLGLTCDPVGGLVQVPCIERNAIATVKAINAAQMALHGDGTHFISLDKVIRTMRDTGRDMLDKYKETSKGGLAVNAIEC from the coding sequence ATGCCTATCAGTGTCTTCGACCTTTTCAAGATCGGCGTCGGCCCATCCAGCTCGCATACGGTCGGCCCCATGATGGCAGCCTTCAAGTTCGCCGCGGCGGTAGAAGACGCCGGCGTACTCGACCGGGTCAGCCGTCTGGAAGTGCATCTCTACGGCTCGCTCTCCGCCACCGGCGTCGGCCACGGCACCGACCATGCCACCGTCATGGGCCTGATGGGCGAACGCCCGGATCGGATCGACCCGTCGATCATCGGCCCCACGATCGCGGCGCTCAAGGAGACGCGCACGCTGTCGCTCAATCGCCAGAAGGACGTCACCTTCGTCTGGGAACGGGACATGCGCTTTCACGACGAAAGCCTGCCCCACCACCCCAACGCCATGAAGCTCTGCGCGTATGACGAAGCCGACCAGGTCTTGCTCGCGAACACCTACTACTCAGTGGGCGGCGGCTTCGTCGTCGACCAGCACCAGGTGGACGCGAAGCTCGAGGACATGGACAGTGCCGAGATCCCTTTCGACTTCAACTCCGCCGAAGAGCTGTTGGCGATCTGCAAGCGCGAGAAGCTCAGTGTCAGCCAGCTGATGATGGCCAACGAGAAGACCTGGCGGCCCGAGCAGGAGGTGCGCGACGAGCTGTGGCGCATCTGGCAGGTGATGTGCGAGTGCGTCGACAACGGTCTGACTCACGAAGGCGTGCTGCCCGGCGGGCTCAACGTCAAGCGCCGCGCCAAACTACTGCACCAGCGTCTGTCCGCCGCCGAGCAGAACCCGTGCTTGATCGCGACTACCTTCTCCGCGATGGAGTGGGTCAACATCTTCGCGCTGGCCGTCAACGAAGAGAACGCTGCCGGCGGGCGCATGGTCACCGCCCCGACCAACGGCGCGGCGGGCATCATCCCGGCGGTGCTGCACTACTACATGAAGTTCCAGGCAGGCTCTTGTGATCGCAACGTGGTCGACTTTCTGCTCGCCGCCGGCGCGATCGGCATTCTGTGCAAGAAAAACGCCTCGATCTCCGGCGCCGAAGTGGGCTGCCAGGGCGAGGTCGGCTCCGCCTGCGCCATGGCCGCCGCGGGCCTGGCCGAAGTGATGGGCGCAACGCCAGAGCAGGTCGAACACGCCGCGGAAATCGGTCTGGAGCACAACCTCGGGCTCACCTGCGACCCGGTCGGCGGGCTCGTTCAGGTGCCCTGCATCGAGCGCAACGCCATCGCCACCGTCAAGGCGATCAACGCAGCCCAAATGGCGCTGCACGGCGACGGCACCCACTTCATCTCGCTGGATAAAGTGATCCGCACCATGCGCGACACCGGCCGCGACATGCTCGACAAGTACAAGGAGACCTCCAAGGGGGGGCTGGCGGTGAATGCGATCGAGTGTTAA